The following proteins are co-located in the Rattus norvegicus strain BN/NHsdMcwi chromosome X, GRCr8, whole genome shotgun sequence genome:
- the Ribc1 gene encoding RIB43A-like with coiled-coils protein 1 isoform X2, whose translation MYKLDLAPDPKELAAIEARRNREKERQCRFFNVRNRVMGVDVEALNYQVEERKFREAIERSKDMAYGAKHAHYDLVAQMLEKEEAERACRLSKRVQDFREQRQQFKNGHEFDFWDPDHVQEFQVPYYENEAYFGPASMQYFLGEDLERASHLRMQQEQLRYNLEKQLQEQQAAREEEARAALLSDQLRLAADTRAAELARLEESCRAAMRTAMANANKAQAAKQALLQRREQQQQQEANLAEIKKQVTSDLLTENPQVAQRPSAPHRVLPYCWKGMTAEQRAAIRKTQENQRQEKKEQRQAEKLVEAEWGSQSKRLAEAALELEEQERELCAEFRRGLGSFNRELAKEQHAQQNYLNSVIYTNQPTSHYYLQFNTSSR comes from the exons ATGTATAAGTTAGACCTTGCACCAGATCCCAAGGAGCTAGCAGCCATTGAGGCTAGAAGAAATCGTGAAAAGGAACGACAATGCCGATTCTTCAATGTGCGGAACCGAGTCATGGGG GTGGATGTGGAAGCCCTCAACTACCAGGTGGAGGAACGAAAGTTTCGGGAGGCAATAGAGCGAAGCAAAGATATGGCTTATG GTGCCAAGCATGCACACTATGATCTGGTAGCACAGATGCTAGAGAAAGAAGAGGCAGAACGAGCATGTCGGCTGTCCAAGAGAGTGCAGGATTTTCGGGAGCAAAGGCAGCAATTCAAGAATGGACACGAATTCGACTTCTGGGATCCAGACCATGTCCAGGAGTTTCAGGTCCCTTATTATGAGAACGAGGCATACTTTGGCCCAGCAAGCATGCAGTACTTCCTTGGAGAGGACCTGGAGAGGGCCTCACACCTGAGAATGCAGCAGGAACAGTTGAGATACAACCTGGAGAAACAGCTGCAGGAGCAACAGGCagccagagaagaggaagcacGAGCAG CTTTGCTCAGTGACCAACTGCGTCTAGCCGCGGACACTCGGGCTGCTGAACTGGCTAGGCTGGAGGAATCCTGCCGCGCAGCTATGAGGACTGCTATGGCCAATGCCAACAAAGCCCAG GCAGCTAAGCAAGCCCTGCTGCAGCGCcgtgaacagcagcagcaacaggaggCGAACCTCGCAGAGATCAAGAAACAAGTCACCAGTGACCTGCTGACCGAGAATCCTCAAGTTGCTCAACGCCCCAGTGCTCCTCACCGGGTCCTGCCCTATTGTTGGAAGGGCATGACTgcagagcagagagctgccaTCAGGAAAACCCAAGAAAACCAACGacaagagaaaaaggaacagcGCCAAGCCGAAAAGCTCGTGGAAGCCGAGTGGGGAAGCCAAAGCAAACGGTTGGCTGAAGCAGCACTGGAGCTGGAAGAACAGGAGAGGGAATTGTGTGCAGAATTTCGAAGAGGACTGGGCTCCTTCAACCGGGAGTTAGCTAAGGAACAGCATGCTCA GCAAAACTATCTGAATTCAGTCATCTACACCAATCAACCAACTTCACACTATTACCTACAGTTCAACACCAGCAGCCGCTGA
- the Ribc1 gene encoding RIB43A-like with coiled-coils protein 1 isoform X1: MSKRQHFMMYKLDLAPDPKELAAIEARRNREKERQCRFFNVRNRVMGVDVEALNYQVEERKFREAIERSKDMAYGAKHAHYDLVAQMLEKEEAERACRLSKRVQDFREQRQQFKNGHEFDFWDPDHVQEFQVPYYENEAYFGPASMQYFLGEDLERASHLRMQQEQLRYNLEKQLQEQQAAREEEARAALLSDQLRLAADTRAAELARLEESCRAAMRTAMANANKAQAAKQALLQRREQQQQQEANLAEIKKQVTSDLLTENPQVAQRPSAPHRVLPYCWKGMTAEQRAAIRKTQENQRQEKKEQRQAEKLVEAEWGSQSKRLAEAALELEEQERELCAEFRRGLGSFNRELAKEQHAQQNYLNSVIYTNQPTSHYYLQFNTSSR; this comes from the exons ATGTCTAAAAGGCAGCATTTCATG ATGTATAAGTTAGACCTTGCACCAGATCCCAAGGAGCTAGCAGCCATTGAGGCTAGAAGAAATCGTGAAAAGGAACGACAATGCCGATTCTTCAATGTGCGGAACCGAGTCATGGGG GTGGATGTGGAAGCCCTCAACTACCAGGTGGAGGAACGAAAGTTTCGGGAGGCAATAGAGCGAAGCAAAGATATGGCTTATG GTGCCAAGCATGCACACTATGATCTGGTAGCACAGATGCTAGAGAAAGAAGAGGCAGAACGAGCATGTCGGCTGTCCAAGAGAGTGCAGGATTTTCGGGAGCAAAGGCAGCAATTCAAGAATGGACACGAATTCGACTTCTGGGATCCAGACCATGTCCAGGAGTTTCAGGTCCCTTATTATGAGAACGAGGCATACTTTGGCCCAGCAAGCATGCAGTACTTCCTTGGAGAGGACCTGGAGAGGGCCTCACACCTGAGAATGCAGCAGGAACAGTTGAGATACAACCTGGAGAAACAGCTGCAGGAGCAACAGGCagccagagaagaggaagcacGAGCAG CTTTGCTCAGTGACCAACTGCGTCTAGCCGCGGACACTCGGGCTGCTGAACTGGCTAGGCTGGAGGAATCCTGCCGCGCAGCTATGAGGACTGCTATGGCCAATGCCAACAAAGCCCAG GCAGCTAAGCAAGCCCTGCTGCAGCGCcgtgaacagcagcagcaacaggaggCGAACCTCGCAGAGATCAAGAAACAAGTCACCAGTGACCTGCTGACCGAGAATCCTCAAGTTGCTCAACGCCCCAGTGCTCCTCACCGGGTCCTGCCCTATTGTTGGAAGGGCATGACTgcagagcagagagctgccaTCAGGAAAACCCAAGAAAACCAACGacaagagaaaaaggaacagcGCCAAGCCGAAAAGCTCGTGGAAGCCGAGTGGGGAAGCCAAAGCAAACGGTTGGCTGAAGCAGCACTGGAGCTGGAAGAACAGGAGAGGGAATTGTGTGCAGAATTTCGAAGAGGACTGGGCTCCTTCAACCGGGAGTTAGCTAAGGAACAGCATGCTCA GCAAAACTATCTGAATTCAGTCATCTACACCAATCAACCAACTTCACACTATTACCTACAGTTCAACACCAGCAGCCGCTGA
- the Hsd17b10 gene encoding 3-hydroxyacyl-CoA dehydrogenase type-2: MAAACRSVKGLVAVITGGASGLGLSTAKRLVGQGATAVLLDVPNSEGETEAKKLGGNCIFAPANVTSEKEVQAALTLAKEKFGRIDVAVNCAGIAVAIKTYHEKKNQVHTLEDFQRVINVNLIGTFNVIRLVAGVMGQNEPDQGGQRGVIINTASVAAFEGQVGQAAYSASKGGIVGMTLPIARDLAPIGIRVVTIAPGLFATPLLTTLPDKVRNFLASQVPFPSRLGDPAEYAHLVQMVIENPFLNGEVIRLDGAIRMQP; this comes from the exons ATGGCTGCGGCGTGTCGGAGCGTGAAG GGCCTGGTGGCAGTAATAACCGGAGGAGCCTCGGGCCTTGGCCTGTCTACAGCCAAAAGACTGGTGGGACAAGGAGCCACAGCTGTACTTCTGGACGTCCCTAACTCAGAGGGTGAGACCGAAGCCAAGAAGTTAGGAGGAAACTGCATATTTGCCCCAGCAAAT gtGACCTCTGAGAAGGAGGTACAAGCAGCTTTGACTCTAGCAAAAGAAAAGTTTGGCCGTATAGATGTGGCTGTCAACTGTGCAGGCATTGCAGTGGCCATTAAGACATACCACGAAAAGAAGAACCAGGTCCACACCTTGGAGGACTTCCAGCGGGTTATCAAT GTGAATCTCATAGGCACTTTCAATGTGATCCGCCTGGTTGCTGGTGTGATGGGCCAGAATGAACCAGACCAGGGAGGTCAACGTGGAGTTATCATTAACACTGCCAGTGTGGCTGCTTTTGAGGGCCAG GTTGGACAAGCTGCATACTCTGCATCCAAAGGGGGCATAGTGGGCATGACACTGCCCATTGCTCGAGATCTGGCTCCTATAGGCATCCGTGTGGTAACAATTGCTCCAG GTCTGTTTGCCACCCCACTGCTTACCACTCTGCCAGACAAAGTGCGCAACTTCTTGGCCAGCCAGGTACCCTTCCCCAGCCGACTAGGTGACCCCGCGGAATATGCTCATCTGGTACAGATGGTAATCGAGAACCCATTCTTGAATGGAGAGGTCATCCGGCTGGATGGGGCCATTCGAATGCAGCCTTAA